Below is a window of Diaminobutyricibacter sp. McL0608 DNA.
GCCGGTTTCATGCTCTTCTCCATCCTCGTCAGCTCGCTGGGCGCGCTGGCCCTCTCTGCGACCGGACCCGCCGTCGGCTTCCGATCGTCTGACGGATACTGGCTGGGCTCGTACCAGCTCGACGACGGCACCCGTGGGTTCTGCCTCGAAGCGGGCAAGACGTGGCCCGTCGGCCGGAGCACCGAACTTGTCGAGGGAGCGAGCCTCGGCTGGTTCACCAGTGCCGACGCCGCCCGCCTTGCCTACATTTCACGCACCTGGGCGATGTCAGACGACCGGGTCACGGCTGCCGGCGGCCAGCTCGCGACCTGGATCATCGCGGGACTGGGAGGTCACACCGAGCAGGAGCTCGCGTCCCGTGCCGGAGCCGACAGGGATGCCGTTCTCGCCCGGGCGCGTGCGATGGTGGGCGAGGCGACGAGCGAAGCGACGGCGTCCGTTGCAGCGAGTGCGGTGCTCGAACTCTCCGAGAGCGGGCCCGGCCGGCTCAGGGCCGAACTGAGGACCGAGTTGCTCGACGGGACCCTGGCGAACGTTCCGGGGGGACGGCACCGCGGGGCCGTAGAGCTCGTCGGCGCCACTTTCACCGACGGCTCGACCTCGTCTGAGATTGTGAACGGCACTGACGTCGAGGTCTTCCCGGTCTCGTCGGAGCCGACGATCGAGGTCGAGGCCACGGTTCGGTTCACGGAGCTTCCGTTCGGCGACCGCCTTCTCGTCGGCAGGTCCGGTGAGGAAGTGCAGGCACTCCTGATCTCCACACCCGCCTCCGCCGCAGCGTCGACCTCGGTCACCGGGGTCGGCGTCTCGCCGCGACCGATGCAGCCGGTCGTCACCACCCGCACCAGTCATCCGACGGCCGCACCGGGGGCGAGGGTCAGCGATCTCCTGCAAGTGGATGTCCTCGCCGGCGACGGCCTGCTTCCATCGTGGGGAGTGTTCGACGACGACAGCGGGATGTCCCCCATCATTGTGACCGTGGAGAGTTCGCTCCTCGGGCCGTTCGACTCGCCAGTCGAGCGATCGACGGCGATCCCGGCAGGCGCTCCTACCGTGTGCACCGTTTCGACGCAGGTATCGGGTCCGGGTGAATACCGAACGCCTGAGTGTGCGCTCGAAGACGCGGGCTACTACGTCTGGGTCGAGCGCATCGATCCCGGATCGGTGCCTGCCGAACAGGGCGGATCCCGAATTCGTCCCTGGCAGTCGGATTTCGGAGTGGCCTCCGAAGTGACTCTCGTCGAGGGCCCCGCGATGGCCACCGCGATGCTCGCCCAGACCGGCACACGCAACGAATACCTGGCACCCCTAGTCGCCGGCCTGACGATCGCCCTCGGTGTCGATCTGCTCGTTCTCGGCGTCGTCCGCGGCCGTCGGCGGTCGACTCGCAGCGTCCTCGGATGAATCCGCTGGCATGATTGACCGCACCACCGGAGGGAGGCGGGACATGGGCAGACCACTTGGGGCACGCGATGTCGGCGCCGAGGCTGTACTGGTCGCGGGTGGCGGGCGCGCGATCCTCCTCCAGATCGCCCACCCTGCGGTCGGTCGCGGTGTCGTCGACCACAGCGATTTCGCTGCGGATCCGCTCCGTCGCCTGCGCGCCACTCTCACCTTCGCGTACGCGGCGGTCTATGGCTCGCCAGACGAGGTGCTCGCGGTCCAGCGCGCGGTCAATCATGCTCATGCACCGGTTCACGCCGCGGACGCCGCACCGGACGGCCCGGCGTACAACGCGTTCGATCCGCACCTCCAGCTGTGGGTCGCCGCGACTCTCTACGACTCGGCCGTCACCGTGTACGAACGTACCTTCGGCCCGATCGACGCCGAATCGGCCGACCGAATCTTCCAGGAGTATTCGGTCCTCGGCACAGCCCTCCAGGTTCCACCACATCTCTGGCCCAAAGACCGGCACGAGTTCGCCGCCTACTGGGCTGAGACGCTCCCGACACTCAGAGTCACCCCGGCAACGCGGGCGGTGGCGTACCAGCTCCTGCACTCCCGGAACCTTCCGCTGTGGCTGCGAGTGGTGATGCCGGTGGCCCGGCTGGTCACTGCGGGCCTCCTGCCGACCCGGGTGCGGGTCGAATTCGGCCTGCCGTGGAACGCCCGCCGGCAGCGTCGATTCGATCGGCTCATGCGACTGACCGCCTCCGTCTACCCGTACCTGCCGGGCTGGCTCCGACACCGTCCGCGCAACATTCTGCTCGGCCGGCTCCGCCGCTCCATCCGGGCGGCAGCCTGAGGCATCGGTTCAGGGGTGCGGCGAACCTCAGAGTTTCTCGATCGGTGCGATCTTGATCAGCAGCTTTTTCGTGCCGGCCTTCTCGAACTGGACGTGCGCGACACGCTTCGTGCCCTCGCCCGTCACGGCCGTGACGCGACCGTCGCCGAAGTCGGTGTGACGGATCCGGTCCCCGGCGCTCAGTTCGAGGTCGCCGTTGTCGCGCACGGTCGCCGTGATCCGGTTGGGCCACTCGACCTTGGGTCGATCCAGCGCCGGCGTCGAGAATCCACGCTGGCCCGTCTCCTCGCCCCATCGGGAACCGGGCCGGCGGGCGTTCAGCGCACGCGGCTGCGTGCCACCCCGGCTCGTCGCGGTGCCGGGAGACTGTTTCCAGTCGATCAGGTCGGCCGGGATCTCCTGGAGGTACCGGCTCGGCATGGCCACCGCCGTCTCGCCGAACTGGGCCCGCGTCATCGCCAGCGAAAGGAAGAGACGCTTCTTCGCGCGCGTGATCCCCACATAGAAGAGCCTCCGCTCCTCAGCGGGTCCACCCGGTTCGCCGGCCGACATCCGGTGCGGGAGAAGGTCTTCTTCGACACCGGTCAGGAACACCGCGTCGTACTCGAGCCCCTTGGCCGTGTGCAGCGTCATCAGCGAGACCGTGCCACTCGAGTCGTCGATCTCGTCGGCCGCCGCGACCAGCGAGACCTCGGTGAGGAAGTCGATCAGCCCGCCGTCCGGGTTGTTGCGTACGAACTCCTTCGTGACGGCGACGAGTTCTTCGACGTTCTCGGCCCGCGCCTCGTCCTGCGGATCGCGGCTCGACCGCAGAGCCTCGAGGTACCCGCTCTCGTCGAGCAGAAACGAGAGCACGTCCGCCACCGGTGAAGCTCCGGCCGGCGCGTTCGGGTCGGCCTTCACCGCTGCCTCGTCGAGAAGTGCCGACAGCTTCAGGATCGCGTTCGTGACCTTCGGGCCCAGCCCGAGCGAGGCCGCGTCGCGCATGGCGTCGCGGAACGTGATGCCGTTGTCGCCCGCATAGCTGGCCAGCTGGGTCTCCGTCGCCGGGCCGATCCCCCGCTTCGGCGTGTTCAGGATGCGCCTCAGCGCGAGCATGTCGTCAGGGTTCGCCACCGCGATGAGGTAGGCCATCGAATCTTTGATCTCGGCCCGCTCGTAGAACTTCGTGCCACCCATGATTCGGTACGGCAGCGCCGATCGGATGAAGATCTCTTCGAGCGCCCGTGTCTGAGCGTTCGTGCGGTAGAACACGGCGATATCGCGATATGCCATGCCGTTCGAGTGCAGCTTCTCGATCTCGTCGGCGACGAACTGCGCCTCGTCGTGGCCGGAGTACCCGGTGAACCCGACGATCTTCTCGCCGTCGCCGACGGCGGTCCAGAGTTTCTTGTCTTTGCGGTCGAAGTTGTTCGCGATGACCGCATTGGCCGCGCTGAGGATGTTCTGGGTCGATCGGTAATTCTGTTCGAGGAGGATGACATTCGCACCGGGGAAGTCCCGCTCGAACTCGACGATGTTGCGGATGTCCGCGCCGCGGAAGGCGTAGATGGACTGGTCGGAATCGCCGACGACAGTCAGCGAGGCTCCCGGGATGACGCCCACCGCATCCTGCAGAGACTTCACGTGAAGTCCCTGCTGTTCCAGATCGTCGGCGATCGCCGGAGCGATCGGCATCGTGAGCTCGCGGATCAGGGAGTACTGCGCGTGGTTGGTGTCCTGGTATTCGTCGACCAGGATGTGGCGGAAGCGCCGCTGATAGAGGGCGGCCACCCGCGGGAAGGCACGGAACAGAAAGACGGTCTCGCTGATCAGGTCGTCGAAATCGAAGGCGTTCGCCGAACGGAGTGCGCGGGTGTACTGACGGAAGATCTCGAGGAACATCACCTCCTGCGGATCGCTGAGGTTCGCCGAACGGGCGTAACTCTCGATGTCGGAGAGCTCGTTCTTCAGTTTGGAGATCTTGCCCGCCACTCCGGCGACCGTGAAGCCGAGCGTGTCCGCGTCGAGCTCCTTGACGATGCGCTTGATGAGGGCGCGGGTGTCGCCGGAGTCGTAGATCGTGAAGTTGGCAGTCTTGCCGAGTGACTCGGCCTCGCGGCGGAGGATGCGCACGCACGCCGAGTGGAACGTCGAGATCCACATGCCGTCGGCGGTGCCCCCGAGCAGCGCCTGGACGCGCTCACGCATTTCGGACGCAGCCTTGTTCGTGAAGGTGATCGCGAGGATCTGGCTCGGCCACGCCTCGCGCCGGTCGATGAGGCTGGCGATGCGGCGGGTGAGCACACTCGTCTTGCCCGAGCCCGCGCCGGCGACGATCAGAAGGGCCGGCCCGCGATATTCGACGGCCTGCCGCTGCTGCGGGTTCAGACCGTTCAGGAGCGCGTCATCTGCCGAAGGTGCTGACCGCCCGTCGAGGATGATGGGGGTTGCGGACGGGGCGGAAGGGTCCGAATCGAAAAGGCTCGTCATGTCTTCAACGATTTTAGTCGCCACCACTGTCAGCGGCGTCCGGCCGTCCACCGATCCTTGCGGGGTTCAGCCGCCGTCCCTGACCGCCACGGCGAGGTCGGGCTGGTCGGCGAAGACGCCGTCGACTCCCGACCGCATGATCAGAGAGAATTCCGTGCGCCAGTCCCCCCAGGCCGAATCGGCCTCGCCGCGACGGAAAGCCTGGGGAAGGAAGTGGTTCTCCGGCCTGAGCGTCCAGCAGAACACCCGGAGACCCGCGGCGTGAGCGGTGTCGACGAGCTCCGAGGTCGGGTCGCCGTCCTCGTCCACCTGCTCCGGAGTGAGCACCATCGAGAGGTCGACACTGACGCCTTCCACCCGATGCGCCGCTTCCGCCGCACCGAGGGCGTAGAGTCCGACAGCCGTGAGGTCCTGGTCGTAGCCTGCGGCGTCGGAGCCCTGCGCGGCGATCCGATCGGCCGGCGCACCGGAGGACTCGACGAGGTAGAACCTGCGCCCCCGGTACCCGCGATGGTAGAGCTTCGAAAGCACCGTCTTCTCGAAGCTCTCGACGATCAGTTCCGGATTGTCGCCCCACCCCGTGTCCGACAGTTCGGCGTCGACGAGCTCGTCGAGGGGAAGCCCGATCGATTCGAAGTATGTCGCGTGCTTGAGTTCCGCGACGATACCGAGCAGCCTGGCCGCATCATCCGACGCCCGATCGACGATATCGATGAGATCCCGGAACCGCAGCAGCGGGTAGTGGCGGTCGAAACTGGCGCTCGCCTGCCGCAGGAACGGCACCCGCTCCCTGGCGCGAAGCGTCGCCAGCTCCGCCCAGGTGAAATCCTCCGTGAACCACCCCGTGATCACGACCCCGTCGATCTCCTTCGTGGAGCGACGGCCGGCGAATTCGGGATGCGCGGCCACGTCGGTCGTTTCGGAGATGTCGTTCTCGTGCCGGATCACCAGCACCCCATCGCGGGTCGCGACCAGGTCGGGCTCCACTGCATCCGCCCCCAGAGCGAAGGCAAGCTCAT
It encodes the following:
- a CDS encoding oxygenase MpaB family protein; the encoded protein is MGRPLGARDVGAEAVLVAGGGRAILLQIAHPAVGRGVVDHSDFAADPLRRLRATLTFAYAAVYGSPDEVLAVQRAVNHAHAPVHAADAAPDGPAYNAFDPHLQLWVAATLYDSAVTVYERTFGPIDAESADRIFQEYSVLGTALQVPPHLWPKDRHEFAAYWAETLPTLRVTPATRAVAYQLLHSRNLPLWLRVVMPVARLVTAGLLPTRVRVEFGLPWNARRQRRFDRLMRLTASVYPYLPGWLRHRPRNILLGRLRRSIRAAA
- a CDS encoding ATP-dependent helicase yields the protein MTSLFDSDPSAPSATPIILDGRSAPSADDALLNGLNPQQRQAVEYRGPALLIVAGAGSGKTSVLTRRIASLIDRREAWPSQILAITFTNKAASEMRERVQALLGGTADGMWISTFHSACVRILRREAESLGKTANFTIYDSGDTRALIKRIVKELDADTLGFTVAGVAGKISKLKNELSDIESYARSANLSDPQEVMFLEIFRQYTRALRSANAFDFDDLISETVFLFRAFPRVAALYQRRFRHILVDEYQDTNHAQYSLIRELTMPIAPAIADDLEQQGLHVKSLQDAVGVIPGASLTVVGDSDQSIYAFRGADIRNIVEFERDFPGANVILLEQNYRSTQNILSAANAVIANNFDRKDKKLWTAVGDGEKIVGFTGYSGHDEAQFVADEIEKLHSNGMAYRDIAVFYRTNAQTRALEEIFIRSALPYRIMGGTKFYERAEIKDSMAYLIAVANPDDMLALRRILNTPKRGIGPATETQLASYAGDNGITFRDAMRDAASLGLGPKVTNAILKLSALLDEAAVKADPNAPAGASPVADVLSFLLDESGYLEALRSSRDPQDEARAENVEELVAVTKEFVRNNPDGGLIDFLTEVSLVAAADEIDDSSGTVSLMTLHTAKGLEYDAVFLTGVEEDLLPHRMSAGEPGGPAEERRLFYVGITRAKKRLFLSLAMTRAQFGETAVAMPSRYLQEIPADLIDWKQSPGTATSRGGTQPRALNARRPGSRWGEETGQRGFSTPALDRPKVEWPNRITATVRDNGDLELSAGDRIRHTDFGDGRVTAVTGEGTKRVAHVQFEKAGTKKLLIKIAPIEKL
- a CDS encoding glycerophosphodiester phosphodiesterase family protein, with amino-acid sequence MRAHSYPLVVGHRGAPGYRPEHTRAAYELAFALGADAVEPDLVATRDGVLVIRHENDISETTDVAAHPEFAGRRSTKEIDGVVITGWFTEDFTWAELATLRARERVPFLRQASASFDRHYPLLRFRDLIDIVDRASDDAARLLGIVAELKHATYFESIGLPLDELVDAELSDTGWGDNPELIVESFEKTVLSKLYHRGYRGRRFYLVESSGAPADRIAAQGSDAAGYDQDLTAVGLYALGAAEAAHRVEGVSVDLSMVLTPEQVDEDGDPTSELVDTAHAAGLRVFCWTLRPENHFLPQAFRRGEADSAWGDWRTEFSLIMRSGVDGVFADQPDLAVAVRDGG